The sequence below is a genomic window from Streptomyces sudanensis.
TGGCGGCGGGGCTGGTGGTGACGGCCGCCGCACTGGCCGCGTCGGCGGTCCGCGGGCCCGCCGCCGGGTCCGATCCGGCGGCGCCCGCGGTCGCGGCGCGGCCCGGCCCGCCGGCGGTGCCGACGGCACCGGGGCGGCCGGCCGACCGGGACCTGGTCTCGGCACCGGTACGGATCGCGGACGGGGCCACGGTACGGCTGCTGCGGCCCGGGGACCGGGTGGACGTGATCGCCGTGCCGGTGCCCCCGGCGGGCACGCCGGCGGAGGGCGACGGTCCGGGAGCGCGGACCGCGGTGGCCGGAGCCCGGGTGGAGGCCGTCCCCCGCACACCGCAGGAGGGCGGACTCCCGGACGATCCGGACGGGCTCGCCGGTACGGGGGCGGGCAGCGCGCTGCTGGTCCTGGCCGTGCCGCGCCCGGCCGCCCCGGGCCTCGTCGCCGCGGCCGCCACGTCGCACCTGGCGGTGGTCCTGCTCTGATCCGCCGCGTCCGGGCGGCCCTACCCGGGCATACGCAACGACTGGACGGCACCGCGCCCCGCGCGGCCTAATGACTGCGCCCACTGCACGTACGACGAAAGGCACCGGAGTGAGCCAGGAGAGCAGGACGAGCGTCCTGGAGGGTTTCAAGGCGTTCCTGATGCGGGGGAACGTGGTGGATCTGGCGGTGGCCGTCGTCATCGGCGCCGCGTTCACCAACATCGTCAACGCGATCGTGAAGGGCATCATCAGTCCGCTCGTCGGCGCCTTCGGCACCAAGAGCCTGGACGGCTACCAGCTCTGCCTCAAGGGCCCCTGCGTGGTCAAGGGCGGCGAGGCCACCAGCGGTGTGGCCATCCTGTGGGGCTCGGTGCTCAGCGC
It includes:
- a CDS encoding RcpC/CpaB family pilus assembly protein is translated as PVPSSVPAPPGPSPGPLPASSVPETCAVPRFAPLRVRGGRFGLWRIVRRPRRAVAAGLVVTAAALAASAVRGPAAGSDPAAPAVAARPGPPAVPTAPGRPADRDLVSAPVRIADGATVRLLRPGDRVDVIAVPVPPAGTPAEGDGPGARTAVAGARVEAVPRTPQEGGLPDDPDGLAGTGAGSALLVLAVPRPAAPGLVAAAATSHLAVVLL
- the mscL gene encoding large conductance mechanosensitive channel protein MscL, with product MTAPTARTTKGTGVSQESRTSVLEGFKAFLMRGNVVDLAVAVVIGAAFTNIVNAIVKGIISPLVGAFGTKSLDGYQLCLKGPCVVKGGEATSGVAILWGSVLSATLTFLITAAVVYFLMVLPMAKYLARKAAREKERHGEQDNVEVTELDVLKDIRNALVQRDGAGTPTPGTRTP